A single genomic interval of Spirosoma linguale DSM 74 harbors:
- a CDS encoding protein of unknown function DUF418 (PFAM: protein of unknown function DUF418; protein of unknown function DUF405~KEGG: pzu:PHZ_c2098 hypothetical protein), whose protein sequence is MDKAARIETIDLIRGLALLGILMMNIPGFGFLPSGFNRLMNSPAGPDLYAFIVVSLGFEGTMRGLFSMLFGAGMVLFTQNKREQVNGPTVAEYYYRRLLWLVLFGVINAYVFLWRGDILFFYGLCGMILYPFRRAKAGWLIALAVLCMGLNSIRTELWYSELRTNRAGYLEAVKQEKAHKKLTDKQKEAKGAWEKFEKGFKPDPKKDAKELTEMRSGYGTVFMHLLPENSSAETFYTYYGSWDMLLMMFIGMALLGWGFFSNKLPTSTYVVTLLVGYGLGLPISWFYTKAQVDWAQHAGQIVDNYRTIPFQVYDIRRVLLALGHASLVLLVYRSQLVPWLMRALTAVGQMAFTNYLMQSIICTLIFHGYGLGYYGKMAFHELYYVVAGVWLFQLILSPIWLTYFLFGPFEWLWRSLTYWKLQPMRRSTAVG, encoded by the coding sequence GTGGATAAAGCCGCCCGTATCGAAACAATCGACTTGATCCGGGGCCTGGCGCTGCTGGGTATTCTGATGATGAATATTCCGGGATTCGGTTTCCTGCCGTCGGGTTTCAACCGATTGATGAATAGCCCGGCCGGGCCTGACTTGTATGCGTTTATTGTTGTAAGTCTAGGCTTTGAAGGAACAATGCGCGGCCTGTTTTCGATGCTGTTCGGGGCCGGTATGGTACTCTTTACTCAGAATAAACGCGAACAGGTCAACGGGCCAACCGTAGCAGAATATTACTACCGGCGGCTGTTATGGCTCGTTTTGTTCGGAGTCATCAATGCGTATGTGTTTCTCTGGCGTGGCGACATCCTGTTCTTTTATGGGCTGTGCGGGATGATTCTGTACCCTTTTCGCCGGGCAAAAGCAGGCTGGTTGATCGCCCTGGCCGTTCTGTGCATGGGGCTAAACTCCATTCGTACCGAATTATGGTACAGTGAACTACGGACCAACCGGGCGGGGTATCTGGAAGCAGTGAAGCAGGAAAAAGCGCATAAAAAGCTGACGGATAAGCAGAAGGAAGCCAAAGGAGCGTGGGAAAAGTTTGAGAAGGGCTTTAAGCCGGACCCCAAAAAAGACGCGAAAGAGCTAACCGAAATGCGCTCCGGCTACGGCACGGTCTTTATGCATCTATTGCCGGAAAACAGCTCGGCTGAAACATTTTACACCTACTATGGCAGTTGGGATATGCTGCTGATGATGTTCATTGGCATGGCCCTGCTGGGCTGGGGCTTTTTCTCCAATAAATTGCCCACTTCTACCTACGTTGTCACGCTGCTCGTCGGGTACGGGCTGGGGTTGCCCATCAGCTGGTTTTACACAAAAGCACAGGTCGACTGGGCGCAACATGCCGGGCAAATCGTCGATAACTACCGGACTATTCCCTTTCAGGTGTATGACATACGGCGGGTGCTGCTGGCCCTTGGTCACGCAAGTCTAGTACTGTTGGTGTATCGTTCGCAACTTGTGCCCTGGCTTATGCGGGCGTTGACGGCCGTAGGGCAAATGGCCTTCACCAACTACCTCATGCAGTCCATTATCTGTACGCTCATATTCCACGGCTATGGCCTGGGCTATTACGGCAAGATGGCTTTCCATGAATTGTATTACGTGGTGGCCGGGGTGTGGCTTTTTCAGTTGATCCTGTCGCCCATCTGGTTGACGTATTTCCTGTTCGGGCCATTTGAGTGGCTCTGGCGTTCACTCACCTATTGGAAATTACAGCCTATGCGCCGGAGTACGGCGGTGGGGTGA
- a CDS encoding protein of unknown function DUF418 (PFAM: protein of unknown function DUF418; protein of unknown function DUF405~KEGG: pzu:PHZ_c2098 hypothetical protein) produces the protein MEALRAHPFGESGPATHPVLQPERIPTLDILRGVALLGILLMNIQVFGLTEASLDQLIRNPHGGNYWLLTLVYGLFENKMRALFSILFGAGIILFLTKTRSGSGMEAPELFIRRQLWLIVFGLVNAWGLLWHYDILFHYGIVGIFLFPFIRLSPRALLVCAIVVGLIYSGKLYWQFAEQKQKYEKFLPIAALEKKNKKVKLTDEQKEAKSAWEGLVKEHQYDSKADKADVLAMRSDYATVWTHQLPKIKQMEAPFFYQLGIWDVLSMMLLGMALFKWGFLSNRLTTRQYIFLALGGLLIGQAMAWLSLPVHELEIVDFAKYVSGSSLPVADVLMPFERAFSAIGWASLVLLAYRAGVALWLWKALGAVGQMAFTNYLMQTVLCTLFFYGYGLGYFGDLKLYQLYIVVAEVWLLQIVFSLIWLKTFRFGPLEWLWRSLTYGKRQPMRLTEKTPQITPVFS, from the coding sequence ATGGAAGCTTTACGCGCACACCCGTTCGGTGAGTCTGGTCCGGCCACTCACCCGGTTCTTCAGCCTGAACGCATCCCAACACTCGATATTCTGCGGGGTGTTGCCCTGCTCGGTATCCTATTGATGAATATACAGGTCTTTGGGCTTACCGAAGCCAGTCTGGACCAACTCATCCGAAATCCGCATGGGGGTAATTACTGGTTACTGACGCTGGTGTATGGGCTGTTCGAGAACAAGATGCGCGCCTTATTCTCCATACTGTTTGGGGCTGGTATTATCTTGTTTCTGACCAAAACCCGTAGTGGTTCGGGAATGGAGGCCCCCGAATTATTCATCCGGCGTCAACTGTGGCTCATCGTTTTCGGTCTTGTCAATGCCTGGGGGTTACTTTGGCACTACGATATCCTTTTTCATTATGGCATCGTGGGAATTTTCCTCTTCCCGTTCATCCGGTTGTCTCCGAGGGCGTTGCTCGTGTGCGCCATTGTGGTGGGGTTGATTTACAGTGGAAAACTCTACTGGCAGTTTGCTGAACAGAAACAGAAGTACGAAAAATTTCTGCCAATAGCGGCCCTCGAAAAGAAAAATAAGAAGGTAAAGCTCACGGATGAACAGAAAGAAGCTAAGTCGGCCTGGGAGGGACTGGTGAAAGAACACCAGTACGACAGCAAAGCCGATAAAGCTGACGTGCTGGCGATGCGCTCCGACTATGCCACCGTCTGGACCCATCAGTTGCCCAAAATCAAGCAGATGGAGGCCCCGTTTTTTTATCAGCTAGGTATCTGGGACGTCCTTTCCATGATGTTGCTGGGCATGGCCCTTTTCAAATGGGGATTTCTGTCTAATCGGCTTACTACCCGTCAGTACATCTTTCTGGCTCTCGGCGGGCTCCTGATCGGTCAGGCGATGGCCTGGCTTTCGCTGCCTGTCCATGAGCTCGAAATTGTCGATTTCGCAAAATATGTCAGCGGTTCCAGCCTGCCGGTTGCCGATGTGCTGATGCCGTTCGAGCGGGCGTTTTCAGCCATCGGTTGGGCTAGTCTGGTGCTGTTGGCGTACCGGGCCGGGGTTGCTCTGTGGTTGTGGAAGGCGTTGGGTGCCGTGGGGCAGATGGCTTTTACCAATTACCTGATGCAGACTGTGCTCTGTACCCTGTTTTTCTACGGCTATGGCCTGGGTTATTTTGGCGACCTAAAGCTCTATCAACTGTACATAGTGGTTGCGGAGGTTTGGCTGCTTCAGATCGTTTTCAGTCTTATCTGGCTGAAAACCTTCCGGTTTGGTCCGCTCGAATGGCTATGGCGTTCCCTCACCTACGGCAAGCGGCAACCCATGCGATTGACCGAAAAGACTCCGCAAATCACCCCCGTTTTCTCCTGA